Sequence from the Diadema setosum chromosome 18, eeDiaSeto1, whole genome shotgun sequence genome:
CTGTAGATTTGCTTCTTCTATCAATCTGGCCTTTGCTGCAAGCTTCTCAGTTCTGCAATCAcaaggaggtggggggggggcaaaatggcAATACTGAATCAGTACACGTATATGATATGAATTGAGATGAAATGTGCTCCCTTTGAGACATGAAAACTGGTGGCAAGTCATGCACAAACTAGAGGACATTGGAGAACTAGCAGTGAGCCAGAAGTTAAGCCTTGAAATAAAAAACTGCATGCAATGCAGACATCGTTTATGGTATACCATGGAGCACGGTAGCTCCATGggtatatcatacatgtactaacTTTCACCACATTTACAATGTAGCCACATACATGTACGATTACCAGGTATTCAAAGGTCCATAAAAGCGATGCATACCAACCAATGTTGAGTTACATCAAATACTCGTTGGTAATTccgtgaagttggggcacaaagtgttacattttagcataactcaatactaattatgctatacatatattgtttataggttttacatttgtattgagaccatacattttcctggaaattttgtgccattcagactcaattttgatgaagttattaaaacaatatataacggtgtcctgtagcatcatgatagttaaaatctggtcctaaaagacaaattaatgcaattagcttgaccaaaatttgatataatatgcataattactagattagtcagatagctaaatatcttaacTCTCCTTGCCACAGTTTTACtcttacaagaaaattacacaatgtgtcactatgctacgcggtgtccaccaaatgtaacaaaaaaggacaccgcatggcatcgtgatacattttgtaattttcttataaaattaaaactgtgtacaggaaatttgagatatttagctatctcattcatatcttgtaaatgcatattgcatcaaattttggtcaagctaattgccataatttgtctctcaggaccaaattttaaaatatcacgatgctacatggacacgtcacgatgctacaggacactgttacatattgcttaataacttcatcaaaattgagtctgaatggcacaaaatttccaggaaaatgtgtggcctcaatgcaaatgtaaagcctacaaacaataaatgtatagcatgtattgagttatgctgaaatgtattttttaaatatcacgatgctacatggacactgccccaacttcatggaattacccatataCACATTTCCTGGGATATCAATGCTTTGATATTGCACACATGCATCACCATCAGTTTTAGAAATGAATTGAAACAGTGATTGGGAGCAAAACCTGTGGCACATTGACCCAGGAGACCATTACCCCGTCTTTAATAAGATGGGCTGATTTGCTATAttaaacacacatttcccatagacacctgcccgagtatactccggacTAGTCTTCAAAGGGATAAAGataaattacacaaacaaacaaatgaacaaaactCTTCACTAATACCTTTTTGCTGCAATCCTTGCATTCTCTTCTTCATTCCAGAGGAGTATATTCCTgaattcttcttcctcctccctctCTACCTGTTCACTTGACAGCCCTTCAGCCGTTTCTCCCTTCTTCCTATGCAATTCTTCGGCAAACATTCGTCTGATGGAGAAAACccaagaaaatgtttgaaagcaACATTTTGAGAATTGATTTTTGATAGGCTGACAGTTATGAATAACATATGATATACAATCAATGACATCACAAGTCAATTGAATATTTCCAGTCAATAATTACAAGATATGTAGCCTGTAGATGCTCCATGGATGAGAGCCATTATTCTGCAGGGATGTCAGATAATACAAActacaaattatacaaatacaacCGCAGCAACCTTGATTACACTGAACATTCTGACATACCCTGGTACAGAGCTACACATCTATCTGTGACTGATTGATGACAcaacaatgtacaattgtaataatGGCTCAAGAGAAATATGGAGaatgcattccattttctataAGCAGGGTGttgctacatcagtacatgtcagaaccacaaccacaactACTATCAGAGATATCTGAAAACAGAAACATTCATTATGaatgtgtttctactgagcgatgAAAATTCGAGGTGATGCGAGGCGATGCGAGGTGATTCGCGGCGATGCGCGGTGACACCTCAAATTTTTCCTCAGTAGAAACAGATCAGGTAGTGGCCGATGTGTGGTGATGCGAGGTGCTCCGTCGTCCACCTTTTGAGGTGGTCGATGCCTGGTGATGCGAAGGACGATTTTCAGTAGAACACACTGGGTAGCGAAATTTGTGGTGTACCGGAAGTTTCGAATTATTGGGAGCTTTCGCCCCGCGCTTTTAAAATCGGTTCATCGCACACTCCGACACTTGTGTACACAGCGACAGTAGTTTCGCGCACACATCATGCCTCGTACCAACTCCTACTAAATACATGAGGTGGTACATGTGAATTGTGTGCATTCATCTTCTATTGTTTGCGTGCCTAACAGCCTATTAGTATTATACTACAGTACATTATACTCTTGACTTTTACACTGCGTTCATTCTCCCATAATATCGTATCGTCTCGAAGTTGTAGATTCCTTAATTCATTTTCGTTGGAATATTAACGTTAGTATGTGGCAGCCCCGGGAGAGCATTAACTGGACCCTCGACCTGCAACGATTCCTAATAACCAAGTGGTAGGAAATGTTGGTGAGGGGCATTTTGGACGGAAAGACTACTATGGCAGAAAATGGCAGAGGCAGCGCGTTCCGATATGTGACCTGAAAATATGTGACTTCAAGATTCACCGCATTTAGCACGTCACCTCCCATCACCGCGTAGTTtatcgctcagtagaaacagctCGAGTGGTAGTAAAATACGAGGTGATGAGGGAGACAAAATTCGCGGTGATGCAAGGTGATGCGAGATGCTCTCAGAAGAAACACGCtctatgatacatgtattaccaggaATACCAGGCAGGCAAATTGGGTAGTAATAATGGTATCAAAACTAACAGATATAATTTTATCAATCAATGACATGAGACTTGATGCACAATCCCGGCCCGTGACCTCGAGGAGTActttagaagaagaagaagaagaagaagaagaaaaaaaaaaaaaaaaacgcaccaAGGTTCAACCTCCCATGCCAAAATTTTAGATTCTATAGTAAATTTGAAATGtaattatatgtaataaattcAAAGCCATTTTCAATCTctacaaagtaaatttaactCATGAATTGCAGTAGACTTTTAGACCTAGAGTAAAAGCCCCAATTTTTGGACACTTTGCAATATTTGTTCACCTCAAATTAATACTCTACAAAATTATATCTATAgtaatgtatgttaaatatATCAACCTACTTTTtcccaatattgattttgttaaatagatcataaaatttcacagaATCCCCAAATAATATCACCTTGTCAATTCCCCAAAATTCGGACAGCCTCTCCAAAATTCAAACACGCGCGCAATGTCAATACGCATACAAGGCCGCTGAAAAATCCATGCGCGCCATACCTTGTCGGCGCAAGGTTGCATCGGGGATGTGGCACCCATTCGTGTCCGAATTTTGGGGACTCTGCACTTGCATTCAGCCcctgtacatgtattcactgCATCGGCACATacagagattttgtttttcttttgtgtttttgaggataccatcacactctgagcttgcgataagcgaaaaatctcGCAACAGAACGgcataatttttcaatttttagcgctttttcggcgaccccgATTCTTTACACAGGACCTAATTCGCGCGCGCTTTGGAAAAGTTGCGGCGATTCTGCGTTTTTAACggcaaaatttgggattttagaTGGGATTTTTGGAGGTGACTCAGGCACTTTCCTGTGGTGAATGAGTGTGCCAGTATGTAATATTGTGAATGAGCATTATGAAGTTAAATTCAGTGCTCGAACAACTTACTATTACTTTAGTCAATAAATGTATTAGTAAAGTCGTACGATATAGTGATTGTAtggagcatttggcttgccGTAGTCATTCGTGCGGTAATTTTTCAAACGAAGGCGGCGATGAATTGGGGAGCGCTGCAAAGAAGTGGAGGAAACGACCAGAAAACAGGAGGAAACAGTGGAAGAAGTGAGTCAAAATGTTAACTGATTAatcctgtatatattttttccagattggtttgaaaaccaagctggaaaaaataataataatcatttttatGCGGGGGGAACTGGGTCAAAGTTGCGTTGAATCGAAACGATTCAAACCGTCGCAATAGCGTATGTATCATCAATCATGTCAATAGTGTCTGTCTAGATTTTATATGAagcgaaaaactgacccagcaaatgtcatcattatttataaatgagaagtttttcgcggaatttaATAGACAGACTTGTCGGTCAATGTTTAATAGTGCATTAACGTACAATTGTAAGCGTCGGCGTCagttcgcgaaaacaacatgtCACGAAAATGTCTATGCCTATGGCCTcatcattcgcgaaaatatctgtacgcaaaaatataAACAGCGTAGGCCTAGAGGTCTCAGTAAGACAGATAACATGAGGAGTAAACCAATGGTATCTATCTCTTCACACTTTCACCAAGTTCACGGTGGGTTTGTTATCTGACGTTGGGACATGTACGGGCTGACCGTACAATATATCACTACGTCAGACAAAAAGCCCACCGTGGCCGTGAAGAGACTGATCTAGGACTTTACTAGGCATCGGTCTCTCTtctgtacatgtagttctaCTGTGGTCTGTAGACCACTATTCATTTGGTTATGGCTACATGTAGCACTTCCCCTTCAGCTGGTAGTAATTGATCAAGGACAAGGTTGTTTAAGTGACATAGATAATTGGTAATAGATTACCGAATAGATCTCAGAGTTGTCTTGTAGTGAGGCAGTTTCTCACTGAAGAAAGCTTGCTCCCATGGATCCCTCGGTGTAGGTTCCCTCACTCTTCCCTCCTTTGATTTAGCCTTGGGATCTGTCCGCCGTTTTCTCCACCGAATCTGTTGAAGCTGTATCGACGTTCCTGCGTTGACTGGTGCCCACAGACGCTCGATAGCTCCGGCATGCCATAGCGAAGTTTTCACTGAATTTAGCATTCTGTTTGAGAGCAACTATGCTGCGGGAAGGAAAAAGGGTCAACCAAGTAGAGTTCTATTGCTTTTCTGCTGCCAAACCTTTGTATGTTGATTGTTTGGCAATTATGGAAGACACGATTCGCTCGGTCCGCGGTGAGCGTGAGCAGCATGCGTCGGCGGCGAGTGTGCATCACAGAGTAAGAGTCAAATtggtaagagttctgtggtacACATGTGTGCATGGTTCCCAGGGCCTAATGCATGCGCGCGCTATATGAATGAGGTATCAGAAAGTCGACATATAAAATACCGCTTTTTAAACCGGCCATTCGGCACCACCACCGTACCACGTCGCGCTGATATACTTTTTAGTACaatatgcagggctcgacactaactttatttttcggtggcccgatggggccaccaaaatcatcaatttcaaatttttggtggcccgagagaaaaaatTGGTggcccggaaaaaaaaaaacattgataaaagtccatttttttttaataagtcgCACACTCACTGCATGCACTGATTTCCGGCGCAAggagttacgaatttattgacacacttttcaaaaaattttggtgaccCCAGGTgggacaccaaatttgcccttttctgAAATTATGTGGCCCGAccttcatttttggtggccccgggccaccgggccactgttagtgtcgagccctgcaatATGTATTACTAATGTTTCCATGCCAATTCGTTCCTTTTCTAATCAGGCCCGTAACTAGAATTtttaggtggggggggggggaggtcagAATTaaaaaagtggaccacttcctggtttaatcagctgacaagcaaaaagtaaaaaagaaaaaaaaggcatcACCGCAATCGGTGCCACTATATACAAgcctcctttcatttttttttttccaaacggGGTTCCACCActcattttttgttcttttattctattttgGCTACTGGCAAACGGGGGGTTCCGTGGAACCCCCTGAACCCCTACCCCCCTAGTTACCGGCCTGCTAATGTTATATTTCCATAATGACTTACAGTTTTGTTTGTGAAGATATGCTACCACGAGTCACAAACCTATGATTCAAAATACATTAAATTGTCACAAGGTGCAGTTCGAACTGATGTGTTTCCATTATCCAGTTCTAAAGGACTGAAGTCACATCTACTGAGTGGCTTCTAAAGTACGGGCTTGAACGCGAAGTTATTTGACTTGTTTACTGACATGACTCGATCCCCTCTCCTCctttgaaagaggcaagtcaagtgctgtTTTGTTATGGTAAAAAAGTGAATATAGTTAGGTtaagttttctttatatcgttcgttgtattgacattaaaaaaaaaaaaacgtagaCTTATCCAGCAATGCTGCCCAAAAACTTATAAagatttgtaacttttgaacggattgtgcAATTTTCCTCAACACTGTCATCGATGTGTTCAATTAACATTGCTCCatccactcaatccacatttataattatttgggtgaacttgtcctctaAATAACAATGAGTAAAATCACGATGGGTATATATGAACATCTCCTCTTGAGTCTCAAGCATTTCTTATCAATAACTATAATTTATATTTGAATATGTACTACATATTTTATTAGTATTTGAGATGATCGTTAATATATATAGTGCCATCATATTGTATGCAATAATTTCACATTTCCATATGAAGGTACCAGGACATCATTAAAAGGATAAATGCAACAATGATGGTGTTTCAAAGGAATGAGAGAAGACATCTGCATGCCTGTATCTTATATGGGGCAGCTTACGTGACACGCCCTGATCTCTTTGGGACTCTAATGAAATACGGTGTCGCGTTGTCATGGGGCGAACCAGAAGTTCGTCGAGCGGTCTCGATCTCTGCGCTGCGCACTCATGTTCAATAGTTACGTAATATATAGACAGCCATACAGGTGATTCGATTCGAACCTTGAACCGTGTAATGATTAGTTAGATCTACCAGAATTCTACATCACCTTCCTCCATATCGTCCGTGTAATGATTTAGATGTGTATTTTGAATTCAACTCTTTAGCCGTgaattgctgcattttctctaTCCTGGTTTTTATAATTAGGGAAAAGTGTGCACGTGAATCCAGCGTTCGGAAGCAGCAGCGGCCGGTGGTGCCCCGGGGACGTTGCACGGTGCAGCTAGCAGCTGTACGTCGCTAGCAAACAAGTCGTGCTCGGGGGGAACTCAGCTCAGGCAGGCAAACCTTTGTTTAACCCACCTCCCTGACCTTGTTATGGCAGTACCTACGGCTACGCCTACACGAATATCTCCTAAGACCTGTGTCGACTTCCACTTGCTAGTTTGGAGTGTACATATCGCATCTACATGCTGGATCTGGATGTTGTTCTCCTCAGCTGTGAGCCGTGACACGAGCTTTTGAAGATCTGTAATGTAGGTTCTGCTGCACTGGGAAGTAACTTCAAGCTGCTGAACATCAACTTATCAAGCAAGGTGTTGATGACGAACGTTAAATAGGGCCtactggcttttttttttcttaatatccCCAACCACGGACCATCCATACTCTGTGTTCAAGAAAAACAGTTCTTTTACATATTCTGTCTCAATTTCAACCCACACCTGAGAAGCTGTGTACCATTGCATTGGCATACTGACATGTGTCTGCTATAAATTTCAATGGGTATAATTTGCTGAGAATGCAAGCTAACCATGGATAGAATTTTCGGATTTGGATATAATAGGTTCTGTCAATTACAGGCAGATTCCTCGAATAAGCAAATTATAATTACACACCCAAAGAAGCTAAACTTCTCAGAAGTAAAACATGGAGAATGCAATGTCTTGCAAAGCAATAAAAAAGGAAGCACCACCCCATCTGCCCTTCATCAGCATTCCACTAATGGTGATTGTGGCTTGGGTGGTGGATGCACTGCTGAATCTGATGCAAGGAAATTACAGATGAATGAATGCACGGAGGGACATGCAACCAGAACTTTAAACAGTGATCCTTCAGGACCTTCATTACATGACGTCATTGCTAGTTTGAAATGGAATGCAGTTGCCCTTGGTTTAAATGGTAAGCAACAGGACAAATATCTTCCAAATAAAACTTGAAGGAACTCTTACCTCCAGATCCATGCATTGTAGATTGGGTAAAAGTCAATACTCTAGCTTCCCTAGCTAGTTAAAAATAGTGTATAAACACTCTGATGTTGTATACAAACAATATgccaattttgttgttgtttctaagGATTTATTTGTCATTTCCCAAAAAAAGTTTATGCCAACTCATTattcaaaaaataattttgattccACAAGGTTTTTCCTACAATTTTAGTAAATCATAAAGGTTCATCATGAGATTTATAACTGCAGATACATACATCAAAGCGAGCCTCGGTTCGAATAACCCAGTAGACTCAGTACTGGTCAGCCCGCGGCTTGGTATACCTTTAGCAGTGGTAGTAACAGGGTTTGTAGTCTGTCGAGGTCAAGGGGTACGTcgatgccttttttttttttttttggtaattttaCCTGATCCTCCAGTAATATGTATAGGCCCTAGAGAGAATCTTATGGGCAACCATCTTAGAAGAAGTTGTATGCTGTAATTTGCTCTGCACAAGATTACAGATACCAATGTTTTTATTTGAGACAGTAGTGAATAATATTTTTAAAAGATACAATGTTGGTAAAATGTGAGAAGACTGTAATGCCCTATTATCGTTTTCTCTTCAGGGGGCTTAGTGCTGGGGTGCTTGTTTGGACAAAAGGATTCTGTACTTGAACTTTCTTCCCGGAAAGACATTTCTCCGTCCAGAGATTTGTGCCTTTGTGAGGACCGCCTGTTTTGCATCGATCAGCATGATGACTGCTATATCCTGGAACTATCTGATGCCACAGGAGCAAGGCCGAAGAAGGTTTCAGTCTACAATGAAGTCAGAACAGCAGGACAGGATAGTTTACACTCACAGTCCCACAGGATTGCAGACAAGGAGGGTATAGCAGCAGTTGGGCAGGTGACACTGGGTGCAGGTTCTTCCACTCTACCTGCAGTACCTCGCTCTGAACATGGCCTTCCTCAGACTAGTGATAAGAAGACAGGAGTCAGGCATTTGGCCTGCGGTGACTCAATGGTTTTATGTGCTCTTGGTAggtgtttgctttgtttatcatattacagtcaaacctgtctatagcggccattCAAGGGAAGCGAAAAGAGTGGTCATTGTAGTCAGATGGCCACTACAGGCAGGGTCTTTACCGTGACTTTTCTATTGGGGGGAATTGAGGTTAGTGGTTGGATACGGCAGGTGCTTGCTATGGCACTAttggcaggtttgactgtacatagTGTACATATTATGAAAAAAGTGGCTTttaaaatattaaaacaaaataataaagctGGGAATATCTGAAACCTTTTAACTGTTTTTATACTGTTGGTATATTCAGTACTTGAAGTTACAGAGTTGTGTgtactgtattttgtattttctacaaagaagaaatcatttcaaaagGCTTTGCAGGTAGATGTCCTCTGGATATCATTATTTATGTAAATTACTAGAAATGCTGACAATGAAGCTTATAATTATAGAAATAATGAGGATGTAGGAAATTAGCGATGACAAATTGAAGTTTGTTATTCTAGACAATAGCTATTTCATATGAAGTCTTAGTCTCAGGTATATTAGAGTCATGATGCATTGAAATGCCTGTTAAGTATTCTTATTCtgtgttttgtctctttttctttttctttttctttttttttttggggggggggggggctgactTTACCCGGCATATCAATATCATTCACTTTGATGTTTGATTTATGATATCATCAATAAATATTTTAAGACTGAGTTTCAAGATTTAGTTTGCCCATAAAGATGGAAGAATCTGTCAATTGAATCATCAGTGGGCCTTCTTTTTTCTCCCCTTTAGATCCAGATCGTCGGGCAGGCAGGATAGTGAGATCAAAGGAAGATGAGTTTGTCGTCCATCACTTCTCGCAGCCCCTTTCAGTGAGAGCGATTTCCTGTGGCAAGGAACATGGACTGCTCCTGGTTGATCAAGGCTTGGTCTACTCCGTGGGCTTGGGTAGGTACGTCAGGTAGTCACTCGGTCAATTGTCACCCAGTCAGTCCAAGTCCAACAAATACTTATATTGACTACTGTATTGCGATATATAATGATCATGCttttgatatacactgtacttttgtGTGATTGTGGACATAGGTATCTGTATGCTATTTATGGTAGTCATACTAGTGTTATACCTATTCAACTGTTCTACACAGCACAATGTGAAATGCTGCCCTCTAGTGTTGAGTGCCAATACGGTTATCCAGATGCAAACATTGTCAGGGCTAGTAAACAATCGTTCGTTGTCATGATTCCCACCTGAATACACCATATCTGCCACAACAAGAAAACACGTCTGCCTTGgatatattttcctttattagACAAAGTTGAGTGTGCAAGAATTTTGTCACAAGGAAGTTTAaatagttgtttttgttgtttttttttttgttgtattttcttgtctttACTCTTAAAATTGATATCTGTTGTCTAATAATCATTGTGGACAAACTTTCTTCCTACGGTAATGAAGCATACTAGAGTGCTTGGCAATATCATTTGTATTTCTTCTCTGGTCAATTTCAGCCGGGGTCAGTTAGGACATGGTGACACGGACAGTGAGAGAGAACCCCGACTCATTGAGGCCCTAGGCTGTGTGGGCGTGACATCGGTCAGTGCAGGAGGATGGCATTCAGCCTGCATCAGTGGTGGGTTCACAAGGCAATAACAGATGACAAGAGATGTTTGTAAGGAGGGGCAGGGCAACAtaactacagtggactcccgttataactaagtcctcgggaccggcagttttctttcgttatatcgaaatttgtTATGACCGAACAAATATACAGTAAAAACAAAGAGTGCATAATGttggggcctgaatttttacttcattgtaaccggaatttcgttataaaactgtgttcgttattgtgggagtgcactgtagtgcCATTCAGTGGGCCATCCTGTTAGGAACAAACAGCTGTCATCAgtagtgtgtttgttttgaatggAACTGCCTCAGGGGCATACATTTCCTTCTCTTAAATTCTCAGACTCCATACAGCACATTATTGTTGGTGATATAGCATCTGGCATTTTCTATTCGTGGTGATGTAACATCCTTCATCTGTATGTGTATTGACAGAGTATGGATGTGATTCCCATAAAGTTGAATGTTTGTAATGTtgcaaaattaatttcaatggtatccCACCGACAAGACTACTTAGCTTTCATgtatgataaaagaaaataccaTGGCAACAAGCAGGTGTGAAGAAAATGACAACTGCCATTGTGAAGGATTTATAGAATTTATAAATGTTTGTCTTTTGAAAGGGAAAGCAATTTCATCGTTTTTAGTTGAATGAAGCACAAGCCCACTTGGCAAGATACTTAGATCACATGTTTAGAGTAGATATTCTCAGTTGTCTGTTCAACCCAAGTTGAACAGCTTGTATGTGAAATACTCATAATATCCTCAATAAGCACTCATTGTGTGTCAAATTTATGCTCATCTGTTTTTGCTCATTTGATTAGCTTGGTGCTGATACTGAATAAAAGATAAGCATGCACATCATGCTTTTCTCTCTGACAGAATGTCATTTTCCTCATTACAATTATCTAGTTTCCAAAGAATATAGTTGAATTTAATACCCAGTACATCAGAGCATCATTATGTAAAAATGAGCGATTAGTTTTTCACTCCATCGTGAGAACTCTCTACAAGGTAGCACCGTTGCattaaaatacaaaattcattttatatcAAAGCTTCAAagatctgtgtgtatgtgtaagttTAATAAGGACACATTACCTGTGTATAAATAAAGGCACATTACACTGTACCTGTGTGCAAACAAGTGAGATAACACATGTAGTGTAAGTGTATCAAAGCACAGCAGATCTAATGTAGATTGGAAAACAAAGTGGCCAACCAGCCAGAATTCTTGTGTGTGTACTCAGACATAGGTGACCTGTATGTCTGGGGTTGGAATGAGGCTGGTCAGCTAGGGCTGTCCCCCGAAGCCGAAGCAGAGGAAGAGCCCGGGGCTTCTCCACCCCGTTCTGACCACTCTCCATCAAGAGTGACCTTTCAGATGGTTCCAGCCATTCTAGATTTGCCTGGAGGGGTGAACGTGTCAAAGGTCAGCTGCGGGTCGAGGCACACGGCTGCAGTGACTTGTGAGTATCAAGAATAGTGCTCTTGTATTGCTGCAGATTGTTAAATGCTAAGAATCTTGCTTTTAAGACTGACACAATTGGGAATGTATTGTTGATACTATCCTAATAGTAAAATGGTATTCATTTCTGCTTGtgactttgttttctttctagAGATTTTAAGAAAGATACCAATGGcacatataatatattttcatcaCTTCATGCTCTTTATGACActgtaatatgaaataaatatgtGTCTTGTAACATAAAGGTGATGCAGATTAAGGGGAGAGTCAATCAGTGGGGCTACCTCTAACTTTAATTGTAAATGTAGTCATCTCTAATGACGAATAaaattcagatttaaaaaaaaaattgcctttCAACTTTACCTGTTTTCTCTTTAAGCATTTTTTGCCTCCAGCTATTTTGGCTTGGACTAAGGCACCTATATTCTATGTGTGCTGACCATTTTTCTTATTGCAGATGATAAGAGGCTCTACACGTGGGGTTGGGGCAAGTATGGACAGCTGGGTCACGGTGACATGGAGTCACAGGATCAGCCGAAGCATGTGGAATTCTTCCACAATGAGAGGCTCTGGGTGACAGACATCATGTGCGGAGATTGGACCACCGTCGCTCAGACGTGCCCCGCCCTGCAACCCATGCCACCGTGACGTCTCCGACAAAACGCTGTGATCGATGCATCACGCAACTGATACTGAGCTCCGTCATGCTGTATTTGTTTGAAGTTGGATAGATATGGTAGAAAATACTACAGTTGTATTTTAGCAACCAATACCAACTTTCATAAGCAGATGCAGCTCGTCATGCAACCGCCTTTCATGCCCCGCATGTTATTCAGTGCTGAACTTACCCTTGTGGAGTAATGCTTTTTGCAACCTTGGTTTACATCTGATTTTCAAGTAGTgcagttaactctttatgtgccacgttcgcacaccCAACTCGGGTGACAGCGTGCCAAGTTCGCattttctgctcaaatgcacaaacccgcccaaactgaTCAATAAATTGCCAAATGGCACAGGACAATGAGAGCGTTTCTTGCgtttccattcctgtcacatgtagcgTGCGTTTTATGTGGCGATTGACAATCATGTTGTGTTCCCGACAGGATTCGcgagtaaattctaagtttctgtcactgtctatggcacataaagagttaaaagaaaccaattttacatgtacatgtatatgtgactTACCTAT
This genomic interval carries:
- the LOC140241549 gene encoding small ribosomal subunit protein mS26-like — encoded protein: MLNSVKTSLWHAGAIERLWAPVNAGTSIQLQQIRWRKRRTDPKAKSKEGRVREPTPRDPWEQAFFSEKLPHYKTTLRSIRRMFAEELHRKKGETAEGLSSEQVEREEEEEFRNILLWNEEENARIAAKRTEKLAAKARLIEEANLQRLLEKERWEAEEVERLTELVQREKEASKSFITMETMEAAIEEALDNPKNYNFLIKRTGKPVLPSDTAWEQFRQRTLAEEEQESQEKEDEDMKMAEN
- the LOC140242065 gene encoding uncharacterized protein; protein product: MNECTEGHATRTLNSDPSGPSLHDVIASLKWNAVALGLNGGLVLGCLFGQKDSVLELSSRKDISPSRDLCLCEDRLFCIDQHDDCYILELSDATGARPKKVSVYNEVRTAGQDSLHSQSHRIADKEGIAAVGQVTLGAGSSTLPAVPRSEHGLPQTSDKKTGVRHLACGDSMVLCALDPDRRAGRIVRSKEDEFVVHHFSQPLSVRAISCGKEHGLLLVDQGLVYSVGLGSRGQLGHGDTDSEREPRLIEALGCVGVTSVSAGGWHSACISDIGDLYVWGWNEAGQLGLSPEAEAEEEPGASPPRSDHSPSRVTFQMVPAILDLPGGVNVSKVSCGSRHTAAVTYDKRLYTWGWGKYGQLGHGDMESQDQPKHVEFFHNERLWVTDIMCGDWTTVAQTCPALQPMPP